Proteins from a genomic interval of Vicia villosa cultivar HV-30 ecotype Madison, WI unplaced genomic scaffold, Vvil1.0 ctg.000107F_1_1, whole genome shotgun sequence:
- the LOC131624172 gene encoding uncharacterized protein LOC131624172 — MSRKFSSLKDINDSKETWRLVIRVVDLWSVINNKGKEHLEMVIMDAMGDRIQVLIRADHTPKWKERIRENISCIVNNGNVYDNDFQWKLCDHDKKFVFIGGMTLKEVDIQNLPPKRFYFKDFSDILAGKCQLNRLEDIIGVVQEINNFQYNNSGKKSFVSLNVKDLKGNILNCTLWESYRINFLDFYHNEKNSGAISGSKLLINEDIPEITEFLSKLPVNEQPEKPSQSSKGMSLWSGASQFTPIESFVHKAKCISLSELCKVKQDMLCVTVGTTQKFFVSKHGWFYYGCTKCSLKASDVNNPYKCSCGQNVEHAILSFDAMHFSKWYRVDIYVIDGESKFRFVFWDTDCADIIGKSADSIYKAMLEEGDDDPMIYLDELDMLLGKKMAFRAKVQPTFGQASGDIIPLTQNPIVDRVDDSIEFLSAYGENDTDKVVTNTPSKGSPITLDVEDSECQPYGATQLSRMKPSKK; from the exons ATGAGCCGAAAATTTAGCTCCCTTAAGGACATTAACGATTCAAAGGAAACATGGAGATTGGTCATTCGAGTTGTTGATTTATGGAGTGTTATCAACAACAAGGGTAAGGAGCATCTGGAGATGGTTATAATGGACGCAATG GGTGATAGGATACAAGTTTTGATTCGTGCTGACCATACACCGAAATGGAAAGAACGAATACGTGAAAACATCTCTTGCATAGTCAATAATGGAAATGTTTATGATAACGATTTCCAGTGGAAGCTTTGTGATCATGACAAGAAGTTTGTGTTTATTGGTGGTATGACTTTGAAGGAAGTTGATATTCAGAACCTTCCTCCCAAAAGATTCTATTTCAAAGACTTTTCTGATATACTTGCAGGAAAATGTCAACTTAACCGACTTGAAG ATATTATTGGTGTTGTTCAAGAAATCAACAATTTTCAGTATAACAATTCTGGAAAAAAGTCTTTTGTTTCACTCAATGTTAAAGACCTGAA AGGTAACATCCTTAACTGCACGTTATGGGAGAGCTACAGAATAAATTTTTTGGATTTCTACCATAATGAAAAAAACAGCGGTGCTATT AGTGGATCTAAATTGCTAATTAACGAAGATATTCCAGAGATAACTGAGTTTTTATCAAA GTTACCTGTAAATGAGCAGCCTGAAAAGCCTTCGCAGTCATCAAAGGGTATGTCTCTTTGGTCTGGTGCCTCTCAATTCACCCCAATTGAAAGTTTCGTCCATAAGGCCAAATGTATTTCTCTGAGTGAGCTCTGCAAGGTCAAACAG GACATGTTATGTGTTACTGTTGGAACAACTCAAAAGTTTTTTGTCTCAAAACATGGTTGGTTTTATTATGGATGTACTAAATGTTCTTTAAAGGCATCTGATGTGAACAATCCATACAAATGTTCATGTGGACAGAATGTAGAACATGCCATACTAAG TTTTGATGCTATGCATTTTTCTAAATGGTATCGAGTTGACATCTATGTAATTgatggtgaatcaaaatttcgcTTTGTGTTTTGGGATACTGACTGTGCCGACATTATTGGAAAGTCTGCTGATAGTATTTATAAAGCAATGCTGGAG GAAGGTGACGACGACCCTATGATATATCTTGATGAACTTGACATGCTTCTTGGTAAAAAAATGGCGTTCAGAGCTAAAGTTCAGCCAACATTTGGCCAAGCATCT GGGGATATCATACCTTTAACCCAAAACCCAATCGTTGATCGTGTCGATGATTCCATC GAGTTTTTGTCTGCTTACGGAGAAAATGATACTGATAAAGTTGTGACCAATACGCCATCTAAAGGAAGTCCCATTACTCTTGATGTTGAAGATTCTGAATGTCAACCTTATGGAGCTACTCAACTTTCGAGAATGAAACCATCAAAGAAGTGA